In Apium graveolens cultivar Ventura chromosome 10, ASM990537v1, whole genome shotgun sequence, the following are encoded in one genomic region:
- the LOC141690970 gene encoding uncharacterized protein LOC141690970 — MEQAPGFLITPKGHHLISVIHFKFYVTNNDAEYEALINGLKIALKVGVVNLIARSDSELVVNQVNGGFQARGPQTELYMRCVQCLLKRFGSARLENVPREENSNADALAKMGSQMDNVQLGKIPLGIQEILSIPEVGVFQTQEIPQENWMTPIHNYIRMGALPEDKLQARRLRYQAAKYVEYDRVLYKRGFNQPLLRCVDLEEGNYILREVHEGICGNHSGVVCWH, encoded by the coding sequence ATGGAGCAGGCGCCAGGATTTTTGATCACTCCGAAAGGGCATCATTTGATAAGTGTCATCCACTTCAAATTTTACGTCACTAACAACGATGCTGAGTATGAAGCATTAATCAATGGTTTGAAAATAGCTCTGAAAGTGGGGGTGGTGAACTTGATAGCCCGTAGTGACTCAGAGTTAGTGGTAAACCAAGTCAACGGAGGTTTCCAAGCCCGAGGACCTCAGACAGAGTTATATATGAGATGTGTGCAGTGTCTACTGAAAAGGTTTGGAAGCGCCAGGCTAGAAAATGTACCGAGGGAAGAAAATAGCAATGCAGATGCCTTGGCAAAGATGGGGTCGCAAATGGACAACGTCCAACTTGGGAAAATCCCTTTGGGGATCCAAGAAATCCTGAGTATTCCAGAAGTAGGGGTGTTCCAGACACAGGAGATCCCACAAGAAAATTGGATGACCCCCATTCATAACTATATTCGAATGGGAGCTTTGCCAGAAGATAAGTTACAAGCTCGACGCCTTCGCTACCAAGCTGCGAAGTACGTTGAGTATGATAGGGTGTTGTATAAGAGAGGTTTTAATCAACCACTGTTACGTTGTGTGGACCTGGAAGAAGGAAATTATATCCTTAGGGAAGTACACGAAGGTATTTGTGGAAATCACTCGGGGGTGGTTTGTTGGCATTGA